Proteins from one Solenopsis invicta isolate M01_SB chromosome 11, UNIL_Sinv_3.0, whole genome shotgun sequence genomic window:
- the LOC105200257 gene encoding ATP-binding cassette sub-family G member 4: MPEVNGKNDAEKMLDADCNIRIQETEKLLESTKSQNLRMLIEFNDLCYSVQNRKGIEKTILHDVTGHFEPEKVTVIIGPSGAGKTTLLKIISGKRSINFKGTITVNGTEQNRETFRKQVCYVPQQFDLLPFLTTRETLYIAARLKLDVNKNKQAIDSVVNNIAENLSLSNCLDTLAYKLSGGERKRLSIGVEIITKPSVLLLDEPTSGLDSAASNQLINMLHNIAKANCTVVCAIHQPSSKMIALFDDIMVLNRGRCMYCGTKSEILNTYSIAGFACPNFYNIAEFVLEVITEQQDGDLENLYQVCRDEYKKSRKCSKHNKNKLNFKQTFETNDTLIDSIVQEKSTWQQQKILFLRSLICIKRDNTLTKLRFAAHILVALLLGIVFYNFGNDAGKADSNIACLFFIILFLFFANSMPAVQMFPTEATVFLQEHLNNWYSLWSYYSVKILTDLPMQILCASSFMFITYYMTGQPMEYDRILETWSICVLITILGQTVGILTGTAFNTELGVFIIPAVSIPLLLFSGFFLKLGQMSEYLRPLCIVSFFRYALEGMMQAIYLDRFNLMCLEIYCYLSSPSKILSIMGMPTVPVYVTLIILSCWIFCLHIITYVVFRWRIYYAKK, encoded by the exons GAATTGAGAAAACAATCTTACATGATGTCACGGGGCATTTCGAACCGGAAAAAGTCACCGTGATAATCGGTCCTTCCGGTGCGGGCAAGACTACCTTGCTGAAAATTATATCAGGCAAACGATCGATTAATTTTAAAGGTACCATCACCGTAAATGGCACTGAACAGAATAGAGAAACATTTCGCAAACAAGTGTGCTATGTACCGCAACAATTTGATTTATTGCCATTCCTCACAACAAGAGAAACTCTTTACATAGCGGCTCGACTGAAACTTGACGTTAATAAGAACAAACAAGCGATTGATTCAGtt GTGAACAATATTGCAGAGAATCTCAGCTTGTCAAATTGCTTGGATACACTGGCGTACAAATTAAGCGGTGGCGAACGAAAGAGACTCTCTATCGGCGTAGAAATAATCACCAAGCCATCTGTTCTCTTATTAGATGAGCCAACAAGCGGTCTTGATAGTGCGGCGTCTAATCAG CTCATTAATATGCTGCACAACATAGCGAAAGCGAACTGCACTGTAGTTTGCGCAATACATCAACCCAGCAGTAAGATGATTGCGCTCTTCGATGACATTATGGTACTTAATCGAGGCAGATGTATGTATTGCGGTACAAAAAGCGAGATCTTAAACACATACAGCATCGCCGGATTCGCGTGTCCCAACTTCTATAACATAGCTGAATTTG TGCTCGAAGTGATAACTGAGCAACAAGATGgagatttagaaaatttatatcagGTCTGTCGTGATGAATACAAAAAATCCAGAAAGTGcagtaaacataataaaaata aactGAATTTCAAACAGACATTTGAAACTAATGATACACTCATAGATAGCATAGTACAAGAAAAATCGACATGGCAACagcaaaagattttatttttaagatctCTCATCTGCATCAAGCGAGATAAT ACTTTGACAAAATTAAGATTTGCAGCACACATTTTAGTCGCGCTGTTATTAGGAATAGTTTTCTACAATTTCGGCAATGACGCAGGAAAAGCGGACAGTAACATCGCTTGTTTATTTttcatcatattatttttattcttcgcaAATTCTATGCCAGCAGTGCAGATGT TTCCCACGGAAGCGACAGTATTCCTACAAGAACACTTAAATAATTGGTACTCTTTATGGTCGTACTACagtgtaaaaatattaacgGATCTCCCTATGCAA ATACTTTGCGCCTCATCTTTCATGTTCATAACATACTACATGACAGGACAGCCAATGGAATATGACAGAATTCTAGAAACGTGGAGCATTTGCGTGTTAATTACAATTCTTGGGCAAACAGTTGGGATACTTACAGGCACAGCTTTTAACACTGAG TTAGGTGTTTTTATAATACCGGCAGTCAGTATACCATTATTGCTGTTCTCTggattttttttgaaattaggACAAATGTCGGAGTACTTACGGCCTTTATGCATTGTGAGCTTTTTCAG atatGCACTTGAAGGAATGATGCAAGCAATTTATCTTGACCGATTTAATCTAATGTGTTTGGAAATCTACTGTTATTTGAGTTCACCAAGCAAGATTCTCTCGATAATGGGCATGCCAACTGTACCAGTTTACGTAACTTTGATAATACTTAGCTGTTGGATATTTTGTTTACACATAATTACTTATGTAGTATTTCGTTGGAGaatttattatgcaaaaaagtga